The following is a genomic window from Phaseolus vulgaris cultivar G19833 chromosome 6, P. vulgaris v2.0, whole genome shotgun sequence.
atacctcatataaatattattattaactagTCAGAACACATATCTTGGGtatgtgtatttatatttttttttataatttatatatatatttatgtgtttaatattaaaataaaactaggTAAAGAAGGacacaataaatatatttaattttaaaaataaagaataaaatccgttgaaaatagaaaaacactGAAATAACACAATAActaagataaatttataaaaaaaatattaatgagaaTAAAATAGGAATTTCAAAACTGTATAATATCAATTGAAAAAATGAGTTAAAATTGCAGCGTATATATTTATTCACTCTCTCCTACTAGGTGTTCCACATCTAacaattgttaatttttttaattgccaaaataacaaaataattaaaataaattaataaaataaaatattaataagaataaaatatgaacaaatttatttacatCAAAAAGTTATAATGAAGAATTTTCTAGGTATATACAttaatatacaaatttaaatatgtcattattaatattgtgaTGACAAGAAGGTAACTTTGTGactattaaaagataaaacaacattattttttcattatatattattttaaatattttgtatatttaaatattattatgacttaattttatgaattcacatattttgaatatatgcaaattaaattaaaattaaattaaattgaattaactaatttaataaaaacaaataattaatacttttgcttagctgagatgtcaagttgcataatgatgcctaacacgaaaactttataaaaataaaataattaatacttttttattggAAGCATGTTATCTTTGTGCATATATTAactcattatttttttacatgttttttattagtatttatttttatttataataaatataaataggtGATGTTTGGTAAGTTTGTGacaaaaagaaagtgaaaacaaatttaattacttAATAATCAAAAGAAacatcattttttaattatcttattgGATACGTCTAAAATTATATCATAACCTAGATATCAtgtatattgaaaaaaaatatttgtgacaATATATATCTTGATATAATTTAATAGTTAAATTAAGTTACGGTGGTGAAAataatgttgtttttatttaaatgtgaTTAGTGGATGTTTATTATAAGTGAAGaggataaaaaaagataaatataaatttattattattagtaaatgTAAATTGAGACTAATGAATTATATGTTTTTGTTAGATAAACTTAACAAGTGTATTAGTTAAAGACACAAAATATCTCAATTGGCTAGTAGTAGTGAAAATAAAGTCTCAAGATTTGTATGATATGTGAGAGTAAGCTATAAATGAgttgtaaaagaaaatattgacTCAATTTCATTTGCATTTAATGCATCATATAATGAACATGagttttcattaattaaaaaagacTTATGCTAGTATAGAACTAGTGAGAATCCAATAATGTTTACGAAAATTATTGATGACAATAATAAAGAAAGTGACAATACAAGTATTGATTCAGAAGAGTATCAAGAAAATAATGCATGAGAATGATCTTATGAGATATTTACATAGTATATTTGTTTGTCTTATACGACTTTCTTTAGGTTAAGTTAAGAGTGTTTTGTATAGGCATACATGATAATATGTTTACTGAGAGTGATTAAGGTTGTTTgttatgtataagggttaaaTCACTCATAAAGTGactcatatttattaattttttattaccgataaaaaaataatcttattgATAAAGATGatataataattgattattgttttataaaaaaaaacattatttattatgtttattcGTTGTACTGAACTAGATTTAAATAAATCCATAGATAATAATTTTTCTGTTGAGTTTAAATTTAGAGTGAATATACTATTtactaatataataataaaaaatataaaagtatgaATAAATGGATAAAGATACGTAATGTAATTATAAAGTGAAACAATGAGATTACAATTGTCCATGGAATAAAAGATAAGGAGTTCCAATACGAtggccaacaaaatttaattGTGATGTATTATCATTGACACAAATATTATAGTAATTCTAAAGCGGTTTAGTGAACTAATAAAATTGTCTCATTAATAATTTGTCTACATTTAACCTGTTTTATGGATCCATTTAAGTTAGTTTGTTcacaaaacaataattaaaaaaatggtatGCAGAATGACATGTTTAAATAAGAGTTTATACTTCCATTAAtgtaaacataaataaaatctGGTTTATATGCTTTGGTATATTAAACTTCAAGTTTATGTGGAgctttgaaaatataaattattgggCCCAGTGTCATAAAACTGATTATTATAATGTAAATATGATGGGTACATGACCATAACATGACATTAAATGATGTATAGTAATATGTTAAGCATAAAATTCttttccagaaaataagaaatataattttatttattaaatttccacttttattcttttcctttctaagttaaaaaatataaactaataaaagaataggtgaaagaaaaatattaattaaaaaaaattagtattatCTTGTAGATTAATTAGAGATTtacataaaagaattaaaaatataaataaaaaagttatcaGTATTGTGTTATGAAAAACAAGAGGAGGAGTATTATTTtcacaaattaaaaaagtaaaaagcaATGGAGATGTATTATTTTCCACCAGTAGAATACTAGAAATTAATGAGTTGAAGTGAAATAAATTCTGTAgtaattaaactaaattaaaaaaatagtttgtcCAAAACTAAACTAAAAAATACAGTTAGAATAAACTGAACTAAGCGAagtatttctttatttaattaactatattttacctttttaattgaaatattaattttcataaattaaaataattgaagtaTCTTACCTACAATTTTATTACGCACTAAAAGTGAATAAAAAAAGAGTTtatcattatatatttatttaaacttaaaGTCATGTATGAATTGATTTATTACCAACATACAGTCTTCCGTCTTTTATCGACAAATTATATCTGATAAACTAATATAAATAGTCTCACtatacaaattaattatattcgaaaatttattttaaagaatcGTCGACTTCAAGAGCTGCTTgtgaataattatataaataaatttttaattttcgtaATAGTTTAAATAGTTCACTAAACTATTGTagttcaatttttaaaaatgaaaccAAAAAACcagtctatttttttttttaaattgtagtATAGTTTAGTTTAATTAACTACTTCTAGTTATTTCACACTCCTAAAAGAATCTGACTaagtataaaaaaacataattttttttaaatgacacGATAAAAGATAAGTTTAACAAATCTTTATGATAAATTATAAATGagtttgataaaatattaaatgattttatgatagaatattaaaaattaaattttaaatttaatttaatttcataaaatcgATTTATAAAATGAGATTTTTATCTGAAATTTTAAACTCTAAACTCTaaacattataagaaaataattaaataaaaattaattttaaaaactaaaataattagttattatttgacTAAAGTAgctatcattttataaactaaaaatattattaatataaaaaatagtttttattattaataaaattttataaaataatttttaaattggtgtctaaccgtacaaagtttttaattatttattactttatattctatattagtctctattagtcttttaaaaatattagtagctaaaatatttgataactaatttagatatcaatttaagaattaattttattaataaaaaaacattttatatattaatatatatttttattctacaataataactaatttagtCAACAGTGAATACTTAATAAGTTTCTATTATAAGTTACGGTTTGATGATTTTGTTGTAGTAAAACCTTATTCAGTGTCCAATGTCCAacgtataaaattattttagaagaaTTTAACTACTGTGAGACAGTGTGAAGAAAATGGAAGGGTCTCTGTGAAGGGAAAGAATCTAAAACTAGTGATGCTGGATGAGGGTAGCTGAGACCAAAACGCCAACCTATTTATGTGAATCACGTGTACATGTGTTTCTTTCGTCCCCACCCATAATCCAATCCTTATTTAGGAAAAACATCTCCTTTTTGCTTCATATCTTGTTTAGCTCAAAAGAGCACACATAAATAGTATTATTTCAACATTTTATGCTTGATGTTGTAGTTCTAAATCAACCAAGATACCAGTGATTGTAAAGTTTAAAAGAAAACCTTTTAATAATTACTCATAATTTAGCTCAAATACATCTGAAACCGAATCTGCAACTTCTTTCTGTGtcctttataaatatatttctcACATCTTCCTAAGTTTGCGGTGCTTAAAACAAGTATGTCTGATGATATTTTTGTTAGACTCAACTGCAATAATGCAAGTAAAGCGACTTGCCCAATGCTTGATTCTATGAGCAAACACTTCTGCTTAATTTTAGCTTATGATTTGACATATTACAAACTCAGATTTAGTTAATGTTATTAGAGTTTCTATTAAAAGATTGACACTGATAGTGTGAAGAATTATTTAGAATATTAGTCTTTTAGTTCACTATCTCTAAGTTTCAAATGGTGTACAATATACAAACTACTTCCAGAACGAGCTAGACAACAAAATTGATAGTAAAACTCTAGAATTCCATTTACCTGAAATAGTTCTTGTcttaaacacttttttttttttatcttaaccGGTTTTTGGAGGTACCCTGTAATAACTATCTACTTTCTCATCCTAACATTAATAAATGTCCTACACTTCAATTCCATTTCTCTTCTCAGTAAGATACTACCCACTAAGGAAAGAGTCAAGAAAGttgtatctctctcttactacctatatattttttttctatcaggGTTAAATTAAGTGAACAgtattcacttttttttctcaGGAAAAGTCAAAATTCTAAAACTTGGCTTTCTCCAAAAGAACTGTTTGGATTCGCAATATATGGTATAAAATTGCCTTGAAACAGCTGTTAGTACGAttctatataaatattttcatgatTGGTTTTAAAGAATTTGATTTAGGTAGTTTTTTCTGTGAATCAAAACTCTTATACCATGATTTACTATTAACTTGGTTTTAGAATACAAGTATTCAAATAAACACATAAGTTTATGATTTTTacttaaacttatttttaaagataGTTACTGGAATGCAGACCAAGAGTTTAAGAGAAGCAGTAACATAGGAGCTGCTGTTAACACTTCTCCCAAAATGAAGTTTCCTAATTCCTGTGATTAACGTAGTTCTACTGATCCAACATGTTGGTCTATTAATCTGTTAACTGCGAACTTCGATAAATTACGTCAATGTACTtgaaaattaattcaaattgaTGTCATATAACATAAATTGCGTAGTTGCTGTAGCATTAAGTCCAGAAGCAGAGGTGAAAATATTTAACTTGAGTTTTTGCTTGTGGTTGAGGAGGAAACAACGTCAATATTTTAAACTCTGTCTACATACGCGGCTTGAAGTTATTTATGCTGGATTTGGATGTTGAAATTGAAGGAAGGGTTTGGCTTCTGTTAAGACCACTCCCTAGAGCAATTACTTGATGTACTTGCTTCTTCTTGATTCGGCGGTTTGCTTTAAATCTAAAGAGGTGGTAGAAGAAAACATTTATGAATTTGGTTTGCAAAGATAAATCAACCTCTCAGGCTTTGTATATATATAGCTCTTCCAATTGCCTGATGAAAACCACGACTCAGCAAACTAAGAATCATATATTCACAAACAACTCACTCCACTCCTGTTTTGTAGCCATGACTAATGTTTTGGTGTTTGTTTTTTGTGCTATAATAAGCTTGGTTGTAGCACCAGATTCTGTTTCTGCCCAACCAACAAGGGCTTTCTTCGTTTTTGGAGATTCACTCGTGGACAGTGGCAACAATGATTTCTTGGCAACCACAGCCAGAGCAGATGCTCCACCCTATGGCATTGACTTCCCATCACACAGACCCACTGGACGTTTCTCTAATGGCTTAAACATCCCTGACCTTATCAGTATGAATTAATTCATTTCTCACATGCTGCCAAAATCAAATCAACATGTTTTCACTAATGTTATACACTTGTTCATCCCTGCTTAAAGTTTCTCTATATGTATATCATTTGCATGCATGGCTATAACTAGGCTTGCtatagtttatttatatatatatatcaattctTGTTAATTGCATGCAGGTTTGGAACTTGGTCTAGAGCCTACACTGCCCTATTTGAGCCCCTTGCTGGTTGGAGAGAAGCTGCTAGTTGGTGCCAATTTTGCATCCGCTGGGATTGGCATTCTCAATGATACGGGAATTCAATTTGTAAGCTTAAACATTATTAGTTTTTGATTGTTGAGAACATGGTTCGTTTTTAGAGTGAATAAAATCAATTCATGGTGATTATATTCCAAAAGTTGATATATGGTATGGTTGGTATATGGTTGTTTTGGCAGTTGAACATTATCCATATCTACAAGCAACTCAAGTTATTCCATGAGTATCAGCTAAGGTTAAGTGCACACATTGGTGCGGAGGGAACCAGAAACCTAGTAAACAGAGCACTCGTCCTCATCACTCTTGGAGGCAATGATTTTGTCAACAATTACTACTTGGTCCCCTATTCAGCAAGATCTCGTCAGTTTTCTCTCCCAGACTATGTGCGCTATCTCATATCTGAGTACCGCAAAGTTCTCAGGGTATGCATCACCAAACACAACAGTTACAACAGTCTTTGAATGATTAATCATTGTGGGTCAttgttttagaaatttaaaaacaatgGCTATATTTTACGAACACGGCATTGGAAATCATCATGCATACACCATAAAATACATCATCAGTTTTTGAAAATGTTCTGGCGCAGTGCTGCTTGTACTTAACTACCAGTGTTACTGTCTCTGTGAAAGAATG
Proteins encoded in this region:
- the LOC137831845 gene encoding GDSL esterase/lipase At5g33370-like — its product is MNLVCKDKSTSQALYIYSSSNCLMKTTTQQTKNHIFTNNSLHSCFVAMTNVLVFVFCAIISLVVAPDSVSAQPTRAFFVFGDSLVDSGNNDFLATTARADAPPYGIDFPSHRPTGRFSNGLNIPDLISLELGLEPTLPYLSPLLVGEKLLVGANFASAGIGILNDTGIQFLNIIHIYKQLKLFHEYQLRLSAHIGAEGTRNLVNRALVLITLGGNDFVNNYYLVPYSARSRQFSLPDYVRYLISEYRKVLRRLYDLGTRRVLVTGTGPMGCVPAELAMRSRTGDCDVELQRAAALFNPQLVQMLNGLNQELGSEVFIAANAYRMHMDFVSNPRAYGFVTSKIACCGQGPYNGIGLCTPASNLCPNRDLYAFWDPFHPSERASRIIVQQILRGTTEYMHPMNLTTIMELDSRT